The Methylomagnum ishizawai genome has a window encoding:
- a CDS encoding HD-GYP domain-containing protein, whose translation MIKKIKPSELVLGMYIHSLNADWSKHPFFRKRFLIKTESQLRKIIDLDLALVDIDTDKGLDVAPPPLPAPESVPPPEAQSAPSAPTLPDKRRRILPPEKISLHGEMTRARSIYGEASATVQSVLIDARLGRTIELERMQPTIAAITGSVLRNPDAMISLFRVKQADKHTFQHSVAVSTLLVAFGHALKLDRELVEQAAIGGLMHDIGKVRLPSYILAKPGKLTEAEYKLMQRHVEYGLDLMCKATGLSSVVLDVVGQHHERLDGSGYPYRLRGEELSIYGQMAAIVDSYDAMTSDSAYQRHREPTEALQLLMEKSDRHFKPELIQQFIRSLGIYPVGSLVRLESEHLAVVIEQRREDLLRPKIRAIFSIRAEGFITPKDIDLAAPGSADRIVGFENPLRWKIDPRRFI comes from the coding sequence GTGATCAAGAAAATCAAACCCTCCGAACTCGTGCTGGGGATGTATATCCATAGCCTCAACGCCGATTGGAGCAAGCATCCCTTTTTCCGCAAGCGCTTCCTCATCAAGACCGAGAGCCAGCTCCGGAAGATCATCGATCTGGACCTGGCCCTCGTCGATATCGACACCGATAAAGGACTGGATGTCGCTCCGCCGCCACTGCCAGCACCCGAATCCGTCCCTCCGCCGGAGGCCCAGTCCGCCCCGTCCGCGCCCACGCTTCCAGACAAGCGCCGCAGGATACTGCCACCGGAAAAAATCTCCCTGCACGGCGAGATGACGCGGGCCAGGAGCATCTACGGCGAAGCCAGCGCCACGGTGCAGAGCGTGCTGATCGACGCCCGCCTGGGCCGGACCATCGAACTGGAGCGCATGCAGCCGACCATCGCCGCCATCACCGGCTCGGTGCTGCGCAATCCGGACGCCATGATCAGCCTGTTCCGGGTCAAGCAGGCGGACAAGCACACTTTCCAGCACTCGGTGGCCGTCTCCACCTTGCTGGTCGCCTTCGGACACGCCTTGAAGCTGGACCGCGAACTCGTCGAGCAAGCCGCCATCGGCGGCTTGATGCACGATATCGGCAAGGTGAGGCTGCCTTCCTACATCCTCGCCAAGCCCGGCAAGCTCACCGAGGCCGAATACAAGCTCATGCAAAGGCATGTGGAATACGGCCTGGACCTCATGTGCAAAGCCACGGGCCTATCGTCCGTGGTGCTGGACGTGGTGGGCCAGCACCACGAGCGCCTCGATGGTTCCGGCTACCCGTACCGGCTGCGGGGCGAGGAACTGTCGATCTACGGGCAGATGGCCGCCATCGTCGACAGCTACGACGCCATGACCTCCGATAGCGCCTACCAACGCCACCGCGAACCGACCGAAGCCCTGCAACTCCTCATGGAAAAGAGCGACCGCCATTTCAAGCCGGAATTGATCCAGCAATTCATCCGCAGCCTGGGGATTTATCCGGTGGGGAGCCTGGTGCGGCTGGAAAGCGAGCATTTGGCGGTGGTGATCGAACAGCGGCGCGAGGATTTGCTCCGCCCGAAGATCCGCGCCATCTTCAGCATCAGGGCCGAGGGTTTCATCACACCGAAGGATATCGATCTGGCCGCCCCCGGCAGCGCCGACCGCATCGTCGGCTTCGAGAATCCCTTGCGCTGGAAAATCGATCCCCGGCGGTTCATCTGA
- a CDS encoding diguanylate cyclase codes for MSVVSEETAYWKERYFTLLNEGEKRQTEQNEYENLLNRAVIRLTQAVSGLDAALDPHLRAIREVMRKGENSTLRRELDALLDTLIRTPKLGHPTATTGQGRELLRFLEALCATPEEKAASEAVCRRFEAGGYATEQELFDAAARVLRNRKGSSATGVIGKLFGKGQAATADIDTAKLRRRLDELLRALNLSASLQERLEQLKARVVDDTEDLIALFDAAAALIADMDAGYWQEQKQFGDFLAALSGKLGELEGKALRMDALNQSSAEDRRLTEKAVAGEVAGLRADASQATNLVQLRQIINMRLDIISQRLDSFDHAEEARFTEVQAQVQDLSGRLRTLEQEAEDLRNRLALANQAAYIDPLTKLPNRKAYLERVDLEEKRWRRFQQPLTLAVWDIDFFKKINDRFGHASGDKALAMIGQVLAASIRNTDFVARYGGEEFVMLLLGSDDSNALEIAEGIRQRIEDCEFIGNGKRIAVTVSCGISQFKGRDGFQDVFERADKALYQAKKKGRNRCEIMSPV; via the coding sequence ATGAGTGTCGTGTCGGAAGAAACCGCCTATTGGAAGGAACGTTATTTCACCCTGCTCAACGAGGGCGAAAAACGGCAAACCGAACAGAACGAGTACGAAAACCTGCTGAACCGGGCCGTGATCCGCCTGACCCAGGCGGTGTCGGGATTGGACGCGGCCTTGGACCCGCATCTACGCGCCATCCGCGAAGTGATGCGCAAGGGGGAAAACAGCACCCTGCGCCGGGAGTTGGACGCCCTGCTCGACACGTTGATACGGACCCCCAAACTGGGCCATCCCACCGCGACCACCGGCCAGGGCCGGGAATTGCTGAGGTTTTTGGAAGCCCTGTGCGCGACACCGGAGGAAAAGGCCGCGTCGGAGGCGGTGTGCCGCCGGTTCGAGGCCGGCGGCTACGCCACCGAACAAGAATTATTCGACGCCGCCGCCCGCGTGCTGCGGAACCGCAAAGGCTCCTCCGCCACCGGCGTGATCGGCAAGCTGTTCGGCAAGGGCCAGGCCGCGACCGCCGACATCGACACCGCCAAGCTGCGCCGCCGCCTGGACGAACTGTTGCGGGCGCTCAACCTGTCCGCTTCCTTGCAGGAGCGCCTGGAGCAACTCAAGGCGCGCGTCGTCGACGACACGGAGGACTTGATCGCCTTGTTCGACGCGGCGGCGGCTTTGATCGCCGATATGGACGCGGGCTATTGGCAGGAGCAAAAGCAGTTCGGGGATTTCCTCGCCGCCCTGAGCGGCAAGCTGGGCGAACTGGAGGGGAAGGCCCTGCGGATGGACGCCCTCAACCAATCCTCGGCGGAGGATCGCCGCCTCACCGAAAAGGCCGTGGCGGGCGAGGTCGCGGGGCTGAGGGCCGACGCCTCGCAAGCCACCAACCTGGTGCAATTGCGCCAAATCATCAATATGCGCCTGGATATCATCTCCCAGCGCCTGGATAGCTTCGACCACGCCGAGGAAGCCCGTTTCACCGAGGTCCAGGCCCAGGTCCAGGATTTGAGCGGCCGCCTGCGGACCCTGGAGCAGGAGGCGGAGGATTTGCGCAACCGCCTGGCGCTGGCCAACCAGGCCGCCTATATCGATCCCCTGACCAAGCTCCCCAACCGCAAAGCCTATCTGGAGCGGGTGGACCTGGAGGAAAAGCGCTGGCGCCGGTTCCAACAGCCCTTGACCCTGGCGGTGTGGGATATCGATTTCTTCAAGAAGATCAACGACCGTTTCGGCCATGCTTCCGGCGACAAGGCGCTGGCGATGATCGGCCAGGTCTTGGCGGCGTCGATCCGCAACACCGATTTCGTCGCGCGTTATGGCGGGGAGGAATTCGTCATGCTGTTGTTGGGGAGCGACGATAGCAACGCCCTGGAAATCGCCGAGGGCATCCGCCAGCGGATCGAGGATTGCGAATTCATCGGCAATGGCAAACGCATCGCGGTCACGGTGTCTTGCGGTATCAGCCAGTTCAAAGGGCGGGACGGCTTCCAGGATGTTTTCGAGCGGGCGGACAAGGCCCTTTACCAAGCCAAGAAAAAAGGCCGCAACCGTTGCGAGATCATGTCGCCGGTTTGA
- a CDS encoding autotransporter assembly complex protein TamA has product MRRIAALLFGLAGPAAHAADPRTYTVLLDKTGDAALDQALADSSMLIGLRERAPVGPFALLVRAQEDQGRFGTALRSFGYYQGGARMGIAGYPLDDPGLAEFLERSPADPPLPVNIHIEPGPLFHLGQIDIQGLPETAARPDIGIATGVPARAPPVLAAREKLLDGLRGQGYALAKVEAPVAFLHEDRQTLDIEFQTDPGPRLDLGAIGIKGLNRVDEAFVRQRLQVHSGERYDPAALDAARRDLVALGVFASVRVVDADKPDPAGRLPIAFEVKERPRRAANLNAAYSTDLGGSFAVLWQHRNLLGRAEQLNLTAGMTQLGGNSTTGIGYNFLAAFLKPDVWQRDQSLQTSLGAVKQSLTAYDRQALTGDLLLSRKFAQHWSVSLGLAAEQERVTQEGETQDYTLLGLPGTLKYDDTDNLLDPTRGFRAAVLATPTQPLAGPQTEAFLSLQVSGSGYFDLGEPGRSVLAVRGLIGDVLGASADALPPDKRFYAGGSATVRGYKFLSVGPQFPDHKPRGGAAVVAGTVEFRQRFLDSYGAVVFVDAGQVAANSAPFTGTAGMGVGVGARYYTSIGPIRLDVAVPVVQVPNSGNFEIYIGLGQAF; this is encoded by the coding sequence ATGCGGCGGATCGCCGCCCTCCTCTTCGGACTCGCGGGTCCGGCCGCCCACGCCGCCGATCCCAGGACGTACACCGTCCTCCTCGACAAGACCGGCGATGCCGCGCTGGACCAAGCCCTCGCCGATTCCTCCATGCTCATCGGCTTGCGCGAACGGGCCCCCGTCGGTCCTTTCGCCCTGTTGGTCCGCGCCCAGGAAGACCAAGGCCGCTTCGGGACCGCCCTGCGCAGTTTCGGCTATTACCAGGGCGGGGCGCGCATGGGCATCGCCGGATATCCGCTGGACGATCCCGGTTTGGCGGAATTCCTGGAACGCAGTCCCGCCGACCCGCCGCTGCCGGTCAATATCCACATCGAGCCGGGCCCATTGTTCCATCTCGGCCAAATCGATATCCAAGGCTTGCCCGAAACCGCGGCCCGGCCCGATATCGGCATCGCCACCGGGGTCCCCGCCCGCGCTCCCCCGGTCCTGGCGGCGCGGGAAAAACTGCTGGACGGGTTGCGCGGACAAGGCTACGCCCTGGCCAAGGTCGAAGCGCCGGTGGCGTTCTTGCATGAAGACCGGCAAACCCTGGATATCGAATTCCAAACCGATCCCGGCCCGCGCCTGGATTTGGGCGCTATCGGCATCAAGGGTTTGAACCGTGTGGACGAGGCTTTCGTGCGCCAACGCCTACAGGTCCATAGCGGCGAACGCTACGACCCCGCCGCGCTGGACGCCGCCCGCCGCGATTTGGTCGCGCTCGGCGTGTTTGCGTCGGTGCGGGTGGTCGATGCCGACAAGCCGGACCCGGCCGGCCGGCTACCTATCGCCTTCGAGGTAAAAGAGCGCCCGCGCCGCGCCGCCAACCTGAACGCCGCCTACTCGACCGACCTCGGTGGCAGTTTCGCCGTGCTATGGCAGCACCGCAACCTGCTGGGCCGGGCCGAGCAACTCAACCTCACGGCGGGCATGACCCAGCTTGGCGGCAACAGCACCACCGGCATCGGCTACAACTTCCTGGCCGCGTTCCTCAAGCCGGATGTCTGGCAACGCGACCAATCCCTCCAGACCAGCCTGGGCGCGGTCAAGCAAAGCCTCACCGCCTACGACCGCCAAGCTTTGACCGGCGACCTCCTGCTCAGCCGCAAATTCGCCCAGCACTGGAGCGTCAGCCTGGGGCTGGCGGCGGAACAGGAGCGCGTCACCCAGGAAGGCGAAACCCAGGACTACACCTTGCTCGGCCTGCCCGGCACCCTGAAATACGACGATACCGACAATTTGCTCGACCCCACCCGTGGTTTCCGGGCGGCGGTGTTGGCGACCCCCACCCAACCCCTGGCCGGGCCACAGACCGAAGCCTTCCTCAGCCTACAGGTTTCCGGTTCCGGCTATTTCGACCTGGGCGAGCCGGGGCGCAGCGTGCTGGCCGTGCGTGGTCTGATCGGCGACGTGCTGGGCGCGAGCGCCGACGCGCTGCCACCCGACAAACGGTTCTATGCGGGCGGCAGCGCCACGGTGCGCGGCTACAAGTTCCTGTCGGTAGGCCCGCAATTCCCCGACCACAAACCGCGGGGAGGAGCCGCCGTGGTGGCGGGCACGGTGGAATTCCGCCAGCGTTTCTTGGATTCGTATGGGGCGGTGGTGTTCGTGGACGCGGGGCAGGTCGCCGCCAATAGCGCCCCCTTCACGGGAACGGCGGGGATGGGGGTGGGGGTGGGTGCCCGCTATTACACTTCGATTGGGCCGATCCGCCTGGACGTGGCGGTGCCGGTGGTGCAGGTGCCCAATAGCGGAAATTTCGAGATATATATCGGTTTGGGGCAGGCGTTTTAA
- the rpsF gene encoding 30S ribosomal protein S6, with protein MRHYEIVFMVHPDQSAQVPAMLERYRALIEANGKIHRLEDWGRRQLAYPIDKIHKAHYVLMNIECDQPTLDELESGFRFNDAILRSLTIRREAAITEPSPMAREGHSESGRRGGAADSDDSDEGEAAE; from the coding sequence ATGCGTCACTATGAAATCGTCTTCATGGTCCACCCGGACCAGAGCGCCCAGGTTCCGGCCATGCTGGAACGTTACCGCGCCTTGATCGAAGCCAATGGCAAAATCCACCGCCTCGAAGACTGGGGCCGCCGCCAACTGGCCTATCCCATCGACAAGATTCACAAGGCCCACTATGTCTTGATGAACATCGAATGCGACCAGCCCACCCTGGACGAGCTGGAAAGCGGTTTCCGCTTCAACGACGCCATCCTGCGTAGCCTCACGATCCGCCGCGAAGCCGCCATCACCGAACCCTCGCCGATGGCGCGGGAAGGCCATTCCGAATCCGGCCGCCGCGGCGGCGCGGCGGACAGCGACGACAGCGACGAGGGCGAAGCGGCGGAATAA
- the rpsR gene encoding 30S ribosomal protein S18 has protein sequence MARQFKRKKYCRFTAEGVQEIDYKDLEVLHEYISETGKIVPSRITGTKAKYQRQLATAIKRARFLALIPFCDSHG, from the coding sequence ATGGCTCGTCAATTCAAGCGTAAGAAATACTGCCGCTTCACGGCGGAAGGCGTCCAGGAAATCGATTACAAGGACTTGGAAGTCCTCCACGAATACATCTCCGAAACCGGCAAGATCGTGCCCAGCCGCATCACCGGCACCAAGGCCAAGTATCAGCGCCAGCTCGCCACCGCCATCAAGCGGGCGCGGTTCCTGGCCCTGATCCCGTTCTGCGATTCGCACGGCTAA
- the rplI gene encoding 50S ribosomal protein L9, with protein MEIILLEKITNLGNLGDKVTVKPGYGRNYLIPHGKAVAATAAKLAEFEQRRAELERKAAETTAAAEARAQAIGEIIITISQKAGEEGRLYGSIGTKDIADAASHAGIEIHKNEVRLPAGPIRHTGEYEVTVQLHGDVAAKLSLHVVPE; from the coding sequence ATGGAAATCATTCTCCTGGAAAAAATCACCAACCTGGGCAACCTCGGCGACAAAGTGACCGTGAAGCCCGGCTATGGCCGCAACTACCTGATCCCCCATGGCAAGGCCGTGGCCGCCACCGCCGCCAAGCTGGCCGAGTTCGAGCAGCGCCGCGCCGAACTGGAACGCAAAGCCGCCGAGACCACCGCCGCCGCCGAGGCCCGAGCCCAGGCGATTGGCGAAATCATCATCACCATTTCCCAGAAGGCGGGCGAGGAAGGCCGCTTGTACGGCTCCATCGGCACCAAGGACATCGCCGACGCCGCCAGCCATGCCGGCATCGAAATCCACAAGAACGAAGTCCGCCTGCCGGCCGGCCCGATCCGCCATACCGGCGAGTACGAAGTCACGGTGCAGTTGCACGGCGATGTGGCCGCCAAGCTGTCCCTGCATGTGGTTCCCGAGTAA